A region of the Vibrio tubiashii genome:
GATCACCCAAGCTATGGGTGGCACACTTCAGGTTTCGACGTCCCCAATGGGCGGGGCGCGATTCGCTATCTCTCTGCCAATTAAAGAATAACGAGGAATGCAGATGTACGATGTAATCTTCATTGATGACGAAAGTGATATTCGCCTTGCGATAGAGCAGAGTTTTGAACTAGAAGAAATTCCAGCGCGCTTTTTTGCAAGTGCCGAAGAAGCGCTGCTCGCGATTAAACAAGATGGTTTACCAAAAGTGGTGATCACGGATATCTGTTTACCCGGACTTTCCGGCGAAAATATTCTGTCTAGTATTTTGCACCAAGACCCTGATATTCCAGTGATCCTCATCACCGGGCATGGCGATATTTCTATGGCAGTAAACGCCCTAAGAAACGGAGCCTATGACTTTATCGAAAAACCGTTTCCAATCGATCGCCTGATTGACACAACGCGCCGAGCATTGGAAAAGCGAGACTTAACGATTGAGAACCAAGAGCTCAAACGTAGTCTGAAAGCGAGTCAAACACTTGGCCCTAGAATTATTGGTGATACGCCCTCTATTCAAGCGCTGCGCGATACCATAGTTCATATCTCTGACACCAATGCTGACATCCTGCTATTCGGAGAAACGGGAACCGGTAAAGAACTCTTCGCTCGTTCTATTCATGAGCAAAGCCCACGTAGAGATAACAACTTCGTCGCCATCAACTGTGGTGCGGTGCCTGAAAATCTAATTGAGAGCGAACTCTACGGTCACGAAAAAGGCGCCTTTACAGGGGCCGATGTTAAACGCGTAGGTAAATTTGAGCATGCTCAAGGTGGAACACTGTTCTTAGACGAAATCGAGTCTATGCCTCTGCAAGCGCAAATTCGTTTGTTACGCGTATTACAAGAGCGCGTTATAGAGCGAGTTGGCTCCAATGAGCTTATCCCGATTGATATTCGCGTCATCGCCGCCACCAAAGTCGATTTAAAACAAGCTGCCGAACAAGGGACATTTCGTGAAGATCTCTACTATCGACTCAATGTTGTCACTCTAGATTTACCTCCCTTGCGACAACGTAAAGAGGATATCCCTACTCTATTTCACCACTTCTTACTGGTTGCTGCTTCGCGTTATGGTAAGTCAGCGCCAGCAATTGAATCACAGCAAATTCATCAACTCATGAGCCATGACTGGCCGGGAAATGTCCGTGAACTAAGGAACGCAGCTGAACGATTTGTCCTACTTGGCAGGCTATCTCAGTTTGGTTCTGATGGCGCTGAGAATAGCAACCGTGAGTTAGGCTTAGCCCAACAAGTTGCCGAATTTGAGAAAAGCTTGATTGAACAAGCGCTCAACCAGAATGAGGGCAGCATTAAGAAGACGATGGATCATTTGCAACTTGCTCGGAAAACCCTGTACGACAAAATGCAAAAATATGGCTTAGATAAGAGTAACTATAAAGGTGAATAAACTATTCACTTCTAGTTCATCTCTAGCCGCTTATATTGGTCACATCAAACGGAAGTGATGAATGGAGTTGTTTATTAACTCAACTGTCCATAAATAGAAATGTCCTAAAAACAAAAGCCCCAGATAACTGCCTATCTGGGGCTTTTTATGTTCACTACTTTATTCGGTTACTTGGTTATTATCTCTGGTCCCATCAGCGTAGTCGGCAGCCAGGTCGAAACCCAAGGTACGTATGTCACGATAATGAGGAAGAGGAACATCACCGCGACCCAAGGCAGTGCTGCTTTCACTACTTGCATCATCGACATCTTGGCTACACCAGCGGTCACAAACAGGTTGAGTCCGACCGGTGGAGTTATCATACCTATCTCCATGTTCACCACCATCATGATACCTAAGTGGATTGGGTCGATACCGAGCGCGATAGCGATCGGGAATACTAACGGTGCAACGATAATCAGCAGACCCGATGGCTCCATGAACTGACCACCAATCAACAGTAGAACGTTAACCACAATCAAGAAAGTAATCGGGCCAAGACCTGCCGACAACATAGACTCGGTGATCATTTGCGGAATGCGCTCTTCCGTAAGTACATGCTTTAGAATCAGAGCGTTAGCAATGATAAACAGCAGCATGATGGTCAGCTTACCTGCTTCATACAAGGTATGCTTTGTGTCTTTATGGACAAACGATTGGAAGATTTTCACTAATGCAGGTTTAGTGTTTTTCTTATCGGCAAACGGCCCCATATCTTTGTAGATAAAGTTGGCGATAAGGAAAGAGTACACTGCTGCGACTGCTGCCGCTTCCGTTGGGGTAAAGATACCGCCATAGATACCACCGAGGATGATAACCACCAGCAATAGACCCCAGCTCGCATCTTTTGCTGCGGCAAACATCTCTCCCCAACCAACGAATGGCTGCTTAGGTAGATTCTTCACTCGCGCTGCAATGTAAATGGCAATCATCAACATCACACCTGCAAGAAGACCAGGAATCACACCACCAAGGAACATACGCCCTACAGACACATCCGTCGCCGCTGCGTAGACAACCATTACGATTGAAGGCGGGATCAAGATACCCAATGTACCAGCGTTACAGATAACCCCAGCCGCAAAATCCTTTGAGTAGCCGTTTTTGATCATACCAGCGATAACGATACTACCAATTGCTACTACCGTTGCAGGTGATGAACCAGACAGCGCGGCGAACATCATACACGCCACAACCGAAGCCATGGCTAGGCCACCGCGGAACCAGCCCACCATCGCGATAGCGAAACGAATAATACGTTTTGCTACCCCGCCAGTAGACATAAAGCTTGAAGCGAGAATGAAGAATGGGATTGCCAGTAAGGTGTAATGCCCAGCAAAAGCATTAAATAGGGTTTGTGCCACGGAAGCTAACGACGCATCTGAATGCATCATTAAAAAGACAATACTTGATAAACCCAGTGAAATTGCGATTGGCACGCCAACAAGCATAAAACCAATCACCATGACGAATAAGAATAAGATTTCCATGGTTTAGCTTTCCTTGTTCTGATTATTGTTGTTCTTCGGCTCCATCGCTTCACCAGCATCCTTGAGCTCTTCTTTTAGCGCTTCTAACTCTTCTTCCGCTTCATGACCAGCAATTAAGCGGTCCAATTTACCTGAGATGATTTGCAGCGTAATTTGAGCAAAACGGAACGTGAGTAGCGCCATACCAATCGGCAGCGCCATATAAGGAATAAAACGAGGCATTTTTTCGTAGCGCTCGCCTTCATTAAGCCAATCAGCAAGGAATTGCAGCATTTCTGGCATTGGAATATCGTCTGTTTCGTACCAAGCACGCTCGGTTGCAAACGGATACCAGTAGTTCCAAGAACCAATCAACAGCAGAATAGAGAAAGCCAAACAACATGCCGCAGCAATCAAGGCATAGATTTTACGAAGTTGCTCCGGAGCAAGGTTAATCACCACATCAACACCGATGTGAAAATGCTTTTTAACGCCGTACGAAGCGCCGACAAGAACCATCCAAGCAAACATGAACACGGTAAGTTCCAGTGCCCATAAAATGTTGTCGTTAAAGACATATCTAAATACAACGTTGGCGAACGTGAGCAAGGTCATTGCTCCCAAAAAGAACGCAATCAATGTCTCTTCAATTGCGTCTGTCACCTTCCCAATTCTGGCAAAAATTGACTGTTCCATAAGTTACTTCACTATATCGCAGGTAAAGAAAGGCCCTCCTCCCGACAAGAGGGCCAATGTTTTTCTAGGTTTTAGTTATTATTTGTTTGAAGCTAGAGCCGCTTCAATGAGGTCAGAGCCAATGTCTTTTTCAAACTTCTTCCAAACTGGTTGAAGCGCAGTGACCCACTGCTGACGTTGCTCTGGTGTTAGCGTACGAACTTCACCACCAGCTTCGATGATGTTGTTTTTGTTCGCTAGGTTAACTCGTGAAGACTCAGAGTTACGCGTTTCAGTTACTTCTTGGATGATCTTGTTTAGCTGCTTACGCTGGTCATCCGGTAGACCTTTCCAGAAGTCTTTAGACGTCACGACTAGGTAATCGAGAATACCGTGGTTCGTTTCAGTAATACCGTCTTGAACCTCGAAGAACTTCTTACCGTAGATGTTTGACCAAGTGTTCTCTTGACCGTCGATAACTTTAGTCTGAAGTCCACCATACACTTCTTTAAACGACATTTTCTGCGGGTTAGCACCTAGTTGCTCAAACTGAGCGACTAGTACGTCAGAGGCTTGAACACGGAACTTAAGACCTTTTGCATCTTCAGGAGAGATAAGCGGCTTGTTCGCTGACATCTGCTTCATACCATTGTGCCAAAACGCTAGACCTTGTAGACCACGGCGGCGCATTGCGTTTTTCAGCTTTTCACCAGCCTGAGAGTTTTGGAAACGGTCAACCGCTTCTACGTCTTCAAATAGGAATGGCAGGTCGAAAATACGGTACTTTTTAGTGAACTTTTCAAACTTTGATAGAGAAGGGGCAGCAAGTTGCACGTCACCGTTAAGCAGTGCTTCAAGAACCTTGTTATCATCATAAAGAGTCGAGTTAGGGAAAACCTGCATACACACTTTTCCGTTCATCTCTTCATTAACACGTTTTTCCAGTAATGAAGCCGCGATACCTTTCGGGTGTTTATCTGTATTCGTTACGTGACTGAACTTAATCACTGTCTCGCCCGGATCACAGTTCGCCGCAGCGTTAAAACTGGTCACAGCAAGAATCGATGCAGATAGTAGGGTCAATGGCTTAAACATTATTATTCTCCTTGTTAAATGAACAACCCCATCACTGGGAGTTGATACTTAATAAGGGCAATAACCGCGCCAAACTGAATCAATTAGTGTTATTTATTACTTTTCAAATAGTTAAGATTATTGATAAATCGATGACGTTATCGAGTTCACATTAAGATTTTTAAAATGGGGGGAATTCCACCCATCACAAATTTCAATACGGGTGAATTTACACATATTTAACAAGCATGCAAAAATAGAAAAACAAATGGCAGCTATCATAGCTGCCATTTTCGTTACTAGAGATGAGATGAGCAGTAAGGAGACATGACTGCCCACTTCGACTCACTCTGCATGAAACTAACTTCATGCCATGCTTCTAAGCTTAGTCGACTTCACCCAAAGTTACTAATAAACATATCAATTAAATCACCCATTAGTGAAATTCGATACGTTGCTCGGTCGCCGCATCAAAGAATACCGCCTTAGATAGATCAAAGTGCAAAGGCGCAACCTGACCCGCTGTGACATCGAACTCTGGAGAAAGACGACATGCTACTTCCTGCTCGTTCACTTTAATCATCGCGATAGTATCTGGCCCGGTTGGTTCAAGCACCTCTAAGGTTAAATCTAACTGAGTCGTCGCATCAGATTCTTGGTTTTCACTATCAGTAATATGCTCAGGGCGAAGACCAATCACCACTTCTTTGCCATCTTGCTCTCGCATTGAAGCAGGTAAATTAATATGGTGTTCTTGCCCATTACTACCTTTAACCTTAATGACTGGCTTATCTTCACCATCGAGATCCACCATAGTCTTAATAAAGTTCATCGAAGGTGAACCCATAAAGCCAGCCACAAACATGTTGTTTGGCTTATTGTAGATTTCTTGCGGTGTGCCTAACTGTTGCAGTTCACCATCTTTCATTACCGCGATTCTGTCCGCCAGAGTCATCGCTTCAATCTGATCGTGAGTCACGTAGACAATGGTGGTGTTGAGCTGCTGGTGTAGACGTTTGATTTGATGACGCATTTCAACACGCAGTTTCGCATCAAGGTTGGATAATGGCTCATCAAACAAGTAGAGCTTAGGTCGACGAGCTAAAGCGCGCCCCATAGCCACACGTTGACGCTGACCACCGGATAGCTGCGAAGGTTTTCTATCTAGCAGGTGATCAATTTGCAGCATTGCCGCAACACGCTCGACTTCTGCATCAATCTCCTGCTTCGGCATTTTACGTATCTTAAGGCCAAACTCGATATTGCCACGCACCGTCATATTGGGATAAAGCGCATAAGACTGGAATACCATGGCGATATCGCGATCTTTCGGCTCAACCTCAGACACGTCATTGCCATCAATCACAATCTCACCTGAGCTGATGTTCTCTAGCCCTGCAATGGTATTCATCAAAGTCGATTTTCCGCAGCCAGACGGCCCAACTAAGATCAGGAACTCACCAGAGTCGATATTGATGTCGATACCTTTCAGCGTCTCTTGGTCCGCCTTTGGATAGGTTTTACGGATTTGTTTAAGTTCTAGTGTTGCCATAATAATTATCCTTTTACCGATCCAGCCGTTAGGCCGCGAACGAAGTATTTCCCTGCTAATACATAAACTAAGAGTGTCGGCAGTGCGGCAATAATCGCGGCTGCCATGTCAACGTTGTACTCTTTCACCCCAGTACTGGTGTTGACCAAGTTGTTGAGTGCCACCGTAATCGGCTGGGTCTCTGAACCTGAGTAGACGACGCCAAATAAAAAGTCATTCCAGATTGCGGTGAACTGCCAAATGACGGTCACCATGATAATCGGCGTTGAGATCGGCAGTAGAATCTTGAAGAAGATGGTAAAGAAGCCGGCACCATCAAGTTTGGCTGCTTTAACTAACTCATCCGGAATACTGATGTAGAAGTTACGGAAAAAGAGCGTAGTAAATGCCATACCGTAGATAACGTGAACAATCACCAGCCCAGCGGTGGTATTTGCCAAGCCAAGCTTACCTAATACCGTTGCCATTGGTAAAAGAACAACTTGGAACGGAATGAAGCAGCCAAAAAGTAGCAAACTAAAGAACAGGTTCGAGCCACGGAATTGCCATTTGGTCACAACGTAACCATTGAACGCGCCGAGCAAGGTAGAGATGGCTACTGCAGGTATCACCATTTGGAACGAGTTCCAAAAATACCCTTTCACCCCTTCACACTTCACACCGGTACAAGCGCTGTCCCAAGCTTTAAGCCAAGCATCGAACACCCACTCGGTTGGTAAGCTCATTAAGTTACCGGCTTTAATATCTGGCAAAGTTTTAAAAGAGGTAATCACCATCACAAACAGCGGCATCAAGTAAACCACACAGAAAAATGCCAGCGTTGAGTAGATAAACAGTCGAGAGAAATTGATTCCTTGCATCATGACTTTTTCTCCCTAAGTTCTGAATAGAGGTAAGGCACCAAAATCGCGAGTATTCCCGCTAACATCATCATCGCACTGGCCGCACCTAAACCAATTTGACCACGTGTGAATGAGTGCGCGTACATAAACAGCGCAGGAAGGTCGGAAGAGTACCCTGGCCCGCCAGCTGTCATTGCGGTGACCAAGTCAAAGCTCTTAATCGCAATGTGGGAGGTAATAATCACGGCGCTAAAAAACACAGGTCTTAGACACGGCATAATGATACGCCAATAGATGGTTGGTAAGCTCGCACCGTCAATCTGCGCTGCTTTGATAATTGAAGAGTCAATACCACGTAGGCCTGCAAGGAACATTGCCATGACGAAACCTGAAGATTGCCATACAGCCGCAATCACTAAGGTATAGACCGCCATATCGGAATTCACCAGCCAATCAAATTTAAAGTCACTAAAACCCCAATCTTGCATCAGTTTTTCGATGCCAAGACCTGGGTTAAGAATCCATTTCCACGCCGTACCTGTAACAATGAACGACAAGGCCATTGGGTATAAATAGATAGTACGAATCGCCCCTTCCTGACGGATATTTTGGTCAAGAAGAATCGCTAGCCCGACACCGAGTCCAATTGCCACTAGCATGAACAGCAGGCCAAAAACACCTAGGTTGGTAATAGAAGTGATCCAACGGTCGTTCTCCATCAGTTTTTCGTATTGGGCGAAGCCAACAAAGTTAAAACTAGGTAGAAAACGGGAGTTGGTCATTGAAAGTGCCGCTGTCCAGAAAATATAACCATAGATACAAACCACAGTTACAAGAACGGTCGGGGCAAGAACGATTTTCGGTAGCCAATGTTGAAGTCGGTCGGCCAAACTGGCCTTAGTTGTCGACTTCTTTTCATACCGATTTACAACATGCTCCATAACGAGTCCTTACGTCATAACGCGCCGATCAACATCCTGATCGGAAATAGAGGAAAGGGCGAACAGGCTCCCCACAAGCCTGAACGCCCTTTGGGGGTGTGATTTAACTACGGAAGTTAGATCGCAGCTTTAACCGCTTTCGCGAGCTTTTGTGCTGCCTGTTGTGGATCCGCTTTGTCGTCATTGAAGAAGTTAGTAACGACGTCATAGATCGCGCCTTGAGCGTAGCTTGTAGTCGATAGACCATGCGCCATACTTGGCACTAGGTCGCCTGACTTAGCACTCGCTTTGAAGGTCGCCATAGAGTCCAATGCACATTGGTCAAACTTCGACATGTCCATATCTAAACGTACTGGAA
Encoded here:
- a CDS encoding sigma-54-dependent transcriptional regulator, giving the protein MYDVIFIDDESDIRLAIEQSFELEEIPARFFASAEEALLAIKQDGLPKVVITDICLPGLSGENILSSILHQDPDIPVILITGHGDISMAVNALRNGAYDFIEKPFPIDRLIDTTRRALEKRDLTIENQELKRSLKASQTLGPRIIGDTPSIQALRDTIVHISDTNADILLFGETGTGKELFARSIHEQSPRRDNNFVAINCGAVPENLIESELYGHEKGAFTGADVKRVGKFEHAQGGTLFLDEIESMPLQAQIRLLRVLQERVIERVGSNELIPIDIRVIAATKVDLKQAAEQGTFREDLYYRLNVVTLDLPPLRQRKEDIPTLFHHFLLVAASRYGKSAPAIESQQIHQLMSHDWPGNVRELRNAAERFVLLGRLSQFGSDGAENSNRELGLAQQVAEFEKSLIEQALNQNEGSIKKTMDHLQLARKTLYDKMQKYGLDKSNYKGE
- a CDS encoding TRAP transporter large permease codes for the protein MEILFLFVMVIGFMLVGVPIAISLGLSSIVFLMMHSDASLASVAQTLFNAFAGHYTLLAIPFFILASSFMSTGGVAKRIIRFAIAMVGWFRGGLAMASVVACMMFAALSGSSPATVVAIGSIVIAGMIKNGYSKDFAAGVICNAGTLGILIPPSIVMVVYAAATDVSVGRMFLGGVIPGLLAGVMLMIAIYIAARVKNLPKQPFVGWGEMFAAAKDASWGLLLVVIILGGIYGGIFTPTEAAAVAAVYSFLIANFIYKDMGPFADKKNTKPALVKIFQSFVHKDTKHTLYEAGKLTIMLLFIIANALILKHVLTEERIPQMITESMLSAGLGPITFLIVVNVLLLIGGQFMEPSGLLIIVAPLVFPIAIALGIDPIHLGIMMVVNMEIGMITPPVGLNLFVTAGVAKMSMMQVVKAALPWVAVMFLFLIIVTYVPWVSTWLPTTLMGPEIITK
- a CDS encoding TRAP transporter small permease — protein: MEQSIFARIGKVTDAIEETLIAFFLGAMTLLTFANVVFRYVFNDNILWALELTVFMFAWMVLVGASYGVKKHFHIGVDVVINLAPEQLRKIYALIAAACCLAFSILLLIGSWNYWYPFATERAWYETDDIPMPEMLQFLADWLNEGERYEKMPRFIPYMALPIGMALLTFRFAQITLQIISGKLDRLIAGHEAEEELEALKEELKDAGEAMEPKNNNNQNKES
- a CDS encoding TRAP transporter substrate-binding protein yields the protein MFKPLTLLSASILAVTSFNAAANCDPGETVIKFSHVTNTDKHPKGIAASLLEKRVNEEMNGKVCMQVFPNSTLYDDNKVLEALLNGDVQLAAPSLSKFEKFTKKYRIFDLPFLFEDVEAVDRFQNSQAGEKLKNAMRRRGLQGLAFWHNGMKQMSANKPLISPEDAKGLKFRVQASDVLVAQFEQLGANPQKMSFKEVYGGLQTKVIDGQENTWSNIYGKKFFEVQDGITETNHGILDYLVVTSKDFWKGLPDDQRKQLNKIIQEVTETRNSESSRVNLANKNNIIEAGGEVRTLTPEQRQQWVTALQPVWKKFEKDIGSDLIEAALASNK
- a CDS encoding ABC transporter ATP-binding protein, which translates into the protein MATLELKQIRKTYPKADQETLKGIDINIDSGEFLILVGPSGCGKSTLMNTIAGLENISSGEIVIDGNDVSEVEPKDRDIAMVFQSYALYPNMTVRGNIEFGLKIRKMPKQEIDAEVERVAAMLQIDHLLDRKPSQLSGGQRQRVAMGRALARRPKLYLFDEPLSNLDAKLRVEMRHQIKRLHQQLNTTIVYVTHDQIEAMTLADRIAVMKDGELQQLGTPQEIYNKPNNMFVAGFMGSPSMNFIKTMVDLDGEDKPVIKVKGSNGQEHHINLPASMREQDGKEVVIGLRPEHITDSENQESDATTQLDLTLEVLEPTGPDTIAMIKVNEQEVACRLSPEFDVTAGQVAPLHFDLSKAVFFDAATEQRIEFH
- a CDS encoding carbohydrate ABC transporter permease; amino-acid sequence: MMQGINFSRLFIYSTLAFFCVVYLMPLFVMVITSFKTLPDIKAGNLMSLPTEWVFDAWLKAWDSACTGVKCEGVKGYFWNSFQMVIPAVAISTLLGAFNGYVVTKWQFRGSNLFFSLLLFGCFIPFQVVLLPMATVLGKLGLANTTAGLVIVHVIYGMAFTTLFFRNFYISIPDELVKAAKLDGAGFFTIFFKILLPISTPIIMVTVIWQFTAIWNDFLFGVVYSGSETQPITVALNNLVNTSTGVKEYNVDMAAAIIAALPTLLVYVLAGKYFVRGLTAGSVKG
- a CDS encoding carbohydrate ABC transporter permease; this translates as MEHVVNRYEKKSTTKASLADRLQHWLPKIVLAPTVLVTVVCIYGYIFWTAALSMTNSRFLPSFNFVGFAQYEKLMENDRWITSITNLGVFGLLFMLVAIGLGVGLAILLDQNIRQEGAIRTIYLYPMALSFIVTGTAWKWILNPGLGIEKLMQDWGFSDFKFDWLVNSDMAVYTLVIAAVWQSSGFVMAMFLAGLRGIDSSIIKAAQIDGASLPTIYWRIIMPCLRPVFFSAVIITSHIAIKSFDLVTAMTAGGPGYSSDLPALFMYAHSFTRGQIGLGAASAMMMLAGILAILVPYLYSELREKKS